The Pelagibacterium halotolerans B2 genome has a segment encoding these proteins:
- a CDS encoding Ku protein, producing MPSARPIWKGQIRLSLVAIPVELYSASKTGARLSFRQIHEPSGKPIKYEKIVPGIGPIDSDEILKGFEYEKNDFVLLDDEEIDAVKLETRKTLELVQFVGGCEIDPIYFDKSYYVVPQDELAEDAFRVVRDALRSTEKVGLGQIAMRGREYICALKPCGTGLLLETLHYEDEIRKSDPFFSGISKTKAEKDLLEVATQLIERKTAPFDAGKFKDHYTQALRALVDKKLKSKGKRKVSKDTDEPTAAESKGNVIDLMDALKSSLEGTGSRKEAATKSTKTTRKKAS from the coding sequence ATGCCTTCTGCACGTCCCATCTGGAAGGGCCAGATCAGATTGTCTCTCGTGGCCATCCCCGTGGAACTCTATTCAGCGTCCAAGACGGGAGCCCGTCTTTCCTTCCGGCAGATTCACGAGCCTTCGGGCAAGCCGATCAAGTACGAAAAGATCGTCCCAGGGATAGGGCCAATCGACTCCGACGAGATCCTCAAGGGGTTCGAATACGAAAAGAACGACTTCGTCCTGCTCGATGACGAGGAGATCGATGCGGTAAAGCTCGAAACCCGCAAGACCCTGGAACTGGTGCAGTTCGTGGGTGGATGTGAGATCGACCCGATCTATTTCGACAAGTCCTATTACGTTGTGCCGCAGGATGAGTTGGCGGAAGACGCGTTCCGGGTCGTGCGGGACGCCCTGAGGTCGACCGAAAAGGTCGGATTGGGACAGATCGCCATGCGGGGGCGTGAGTATATTTGCGCGCTAAAACCGTGTGGAACCGGACTTTTACTGGAAACACTTCATTATGAAGATGAAATCCGGAAATCCGATCCGTTCTTTTCCGGCATATCCAAGACAAAGGCCGAAAAGGACCTTCTCGAGGTCGCCACCCAGCTTATCGAGCGCAAGACCGCGCCGTTCGACGCCGGCAAGTTCAAGGACCATTACACCCAGGCGCTCCGCGCTCTTGTCGACAAGAAGCTTAAGTCCAAGGGGAAGCGCAAAGTTTCCAAAGATACCGATGAACCCACGGCGGCGGAGTCCAAGGGCAATGTGATCGACCTCATGGATGCCCTCAAATCGAGTCTCGAAGGGACCGGGAGCCGTAAAGAGGCAGCGACGAAATCCACGAAAACGACCCGCAAGAAAGCAAGCTGA
- a CDS encoding DNA topoisomerase IB — MAAIDPGLAAGRLRYVNDDEPGIFRRARGKGFSYVRASGRPVKRAGDVARIRALAIPPAWSDVWICQDSNGHIQATGRDEKGRKQYRYHDQWHADRGRAKYALLAEFSANLAKLRKVVEADLRARGLPREKVVASVVWLMDHTMIRVGNDTYARDNKSFGLTTLRSRHIEISGATLRFRFKGKSGREWDIGLSDRRMARVLRAIEHLPGQRLFRYRDDDGMRDIASHDVNEYIRGVLGERSSSKDFRTWGGTVRALTLLSATEVPETRNGRARALNAVIDTVSRYLGNTRAVCRACYIHPAVVERWERGTLAKDIAEIRAKRPRRSGLDSQECLVAVWLEKFAGR; from the coding sequence ATGGCGGCCATCGATCCCGGGCTTGCGGCCGGGCGCCTGCGTTATGTCAATGATGACGAGCCGGGTATTTTCCGGCGGGCAAGAGGCAAAGGATTTTCTTATGTCCGGGCCAGTGGCCGACCGGTGAAACGCGCCGGCGATGTCGCCCGCATACGAGCTCTGGCGATCCCGCCGGCGTGGTCCGACGTTTGGATATGCCAGGATTCCAACGGACATATTCAGGCGACCGGTCGCGACGAGAAAGGACGCAAGCAATACCGATATCACGACCAATGGCATGCCGATCGCGGCAGAGCCAAATACGCGCTTTTGGCAGAATTTTCCGCCAACCTTGCCAAGCTGCGCAAAGTCGTTGAAGCGGACTTGCGGGCGCGTGGGCTGCCGCGTGAAAAGGTGGTCGCCAGCGTGGTCTGGCTGATGGATCACACGATGATCCGCGTCGGCAATGACACCTACGCACGGGACAACAAGAGTTTCGGGCTAACGACCCTCCGCTCGCGGCATATCGAGATTTCGGGTGCGACACTTCGGTTCCGGTTCAAGGGCAAGTCGGGGAGAGAATGGGATATCGGCCTTTCAGATCGTCGTATGGCCCGGGTCTTAAGAGCAATCGAGCATCTGCCGGGCCAGAGGCTGTTCCGATATCGCGATGACGACGGCATGCGCGACATCGCGTCGCATGACGTCAACGAATATATCCGGGGCGTCTTAGGCGAGCGGTCCAGCTCAAAGGACTTTCGGACTTGGGGTGGCACGGTACGCGCGCTGACGCTCCTTTCGGCCACGGAGGTTCCAGAGACGCGCAACGGCAGGGCCAGGGCGCTCAATGCCGTCATCGACACGGTGTCGAGATATCTGGGCAATACGCGAGCCGTTTGTCGCGCGTGCTATATTCACCCGGCGGTCGTTGAACGCTGGGAGCGCGGAACACTCGCGAAAGATATTGCGGAAATCCGCGCGAAACGCCCACGCAGGTCGGGACTGGACAGCCAGGAATGTTTGGTCGCGGTTTGGCTGGAAAAGTTCGCCGGGCGTTAG
- a CDS encoding glucose 1-dehydrogenase: MAGQPAQHQNKQPGRESAMHPEPEYMPFYPGSGRLKDKVAIVTGGDSGIGRAVSVLFAREGARVVVVYLDEDEDAEKTHGLIEAEGSEALLIAGDVGDPAFCGAVAERTMAAFGRIDILINNAAEQHVREDIADLDAEAMKAVFETNIYGYFHMVQAVLDHLKSGARIINTASIVAYRGHPQLVDYAMTKGAIVALTRSLSARFAEKGILVNAVAPGPIWTPLIPASFPPDKVEEFGSDTPLGRPGQPNEVAPAYLLLACDDGRYMTGQAIHVDGGDFPSS; encoded by the coding sequence ATGGCCGGTCAGCCAGCCCAGCATCAGAACAAGCAACCCGGTCGCGAAAGTGCCATGCACCCCGAGCCCGAATATATGCCCTTCTATCCGGGAAGCGGGCGCCTGAAGGACAAGGTGGCAATCGTTACCGGTGGCGATTCCGGTATCGGTCGCGCCGTCAGCGTTCTGTTTGCCCGCGAGGGGGCCAGAGTGGTCGTCGTCTATCTCGATGAGGACGAGGACGCGGAAAAAACGCATGGGCTGATTGAGGCGGAAGGCAGCGAGGCGCTCCTGATAGCAGGTGATGTGGGTGATCCCGCGTTTTGTGGGGCCGTCGCCGAGCGCACCATGGCGGCATTCGGCCGGATCGATATCCTCATCAACAACGCCGCCGAGCAGCATGTGCGCGAAGACATTGCCGATCTTGATGCCGAAGCGATGAAGGCGGTTTTCGAGACGAACATTTATGGTTATTTCCATATGGTTCAGGCGGTGCTCGACCATTTGAAATCGGGTGCCCGGATCATCAATACCGCGTCTATCGTTGCTTATCGGGGGCATCCCCAGCTCGTCGATTATGCAATGACCAAGGGCGCCATCGTCGCTCTCACGCGGTCGTTGTCGGCGCGGTTTGCGGAAAAAGGCATTCTGGTCAACGCGGTCGCGCCCGGACCGATCTGGACACCGCTTATTCCGGCCAGCTTCCCGCCCGACAAGGTTGAAGAATTCGGGTCCGATACGCCGCTGGGCCGTCCTGGCCAGCCCAACGAAGTGGCCCCCGCCTATCTTTTGCTGGCCTGCGATGACGGCCGATACATGACCGGCCAGGCCATCCACGTGGATGGTGGCGACTTTCCCAGCAGCTGA
- a CDS encoding TrmH family RNA methyltransferase: MSKNKFPPKKRPPILPDDGPVYLYGLHTVRAALDNPRRAKRRLLATPNGLNRLTEGSPLPQLAIEETTPRDLDKLLGADAVHQGVALEVDPVDRFGLDDIEKLDLVIVLDQVTDPHNVGAILRTACAFGADAVITTARYAPRETGVLAKSASGALDLIPMVSVRNLGDALETLKSNGLVCLGFDSEAPGVLRPRPAGGKLAIVLGAEGKGLRQKTRSLCDEMVRLDMPGPIKSLNVSNAAAIALFAATAG, encoded by the coding sequence ATGAGCAAGAATAAGTTCCCGCCGAAAAAACGTCCGCCGATCCTGCCTGACGATGGGCCGGTCTATCTTTACGGCCTGCATACCGTCCGCGCGGCGCTCGACAATCCGCGCCGGGCCAAGCGGAGGCTTCTGGCAACGCCGAACGGTCTCAACAGATTGACCGAGGGCTCCCCTCTGCCCCAATTGGCCATAGAGGAAACAACGCCACGCGATCTCGACAAGCTGCTGGGCGCCGATGCGGTGCACCAAGGCGTGGCGCTGGAAGTCGACCCTGTCGACCGGTTCGGACTGGACGATATTGAAAAGCTCGACCTCGTGATCGTCCTCGATCAGGTGACCGATCCGCACAATGTCGGCGCCATCCTGCGAACCGCATGTGCTTTCGGTGCTGATGCCGTCATCACCACGGCACGCTACGCGCCGCGGGAAACCGGCGTATTGGCCAAATCGGCCTCCGGCGCGCTGGATCTCATTCCCATGGTATCGGTCCGAAATCTCGGCGATGCACTCGAAACGCTCAAGAGCAATGGTCTTGTGTGCCTCGGATTTGATTCCGAAGCGCCCGGAGTGCTACGCCCCCGTCCCGCCGGTGGCAAACTTGCCATCGTCCTGGGAGCCGAAGGCAAAGGCTTGCGCCAGAAAACACGGTCACTGTGCGATGAAATGGTTCGGCTCGACATGCCCGGCCCCATCAAGTCGCTCAACGTCTCCAATGCCGCTGCAATAGCCCTGTTTGCGGCAACCGCGGGCTAG
- a CDS encoding polysaccharide deacetylase family protein, whose amino-acid sequence MLLAGCAKPPEMQPDLTVSNGVDTMSTGSINPMAMSLRTAYQPMPAMPSALFGKLAGRTVTVSESGPLGLQPGEIILTFDDGPRAGTTESILDTLDQFGVKATFLMLGSAAERHPLLVREVAARGHTIGTHTYDHVDLSTLSNQEAIAEIYAGQQAVAAALAPDDLAPSRFFRFPYLAQNGVIRTSAVESRFIVLDVDIDSKDYYAETPQQVLERTLARLEERGSGVVLFHDIHLRTAALLPEFLGALRERGYQVVTLRSSGGGVFDGPVITADASSIDPEI is encoded by the coding sequence ATGCTGTTGGCGGGGTGCGCCAAGCCACCTGAAATGCAGCCGGATCTGACGGTCAGCAACGGTGTCGATACGATGAGCACCGGCTCGATCAATCCGATGGCCATGAGTTTAAGGACGGCTTATCAGCCGATGCCCGCAATGCCCTCAGCGCTTTTCGGCAAGCTCGCCGGTCGAACCGTGACGGTTTCGGAGTCCGGGCCGCTGGGGCTGCAGCCGGGTGAGATCATTCTGACCTTCGATGATGGCCCGCGCGCCGGAACGACGGAATCCATCCTCGATACGTTGGATCAGTTCGGGGTCAAGGCAACGTTTCTGATGCTCGGATCGGCCGCTGAGCGTCATCCCTTACTCGTGCGCGAGGTGGCGGCTCGGGGTCATACGATCGGCACGCACACTTACGACCATGTCGATCTTTCCACTTTGAGTAATCAGGAGGCAATCGCGGAAATCTATGCGGGGCAACAAGCCGTTGCAGCGGCGCTGGCGCCCGACGATCTCGCTCCTTCGCGGTTCTTTCGGTTTCCCTATCTGGCGCAGAACGGAGTGATCCGCACCAGTGCCGTCGAGAGCCGGTTCATCGTTCTCGATGTGGATATCGATTCCAAGGATTACTATGCCGAGACCCCCCAACAGGTGCTCGAGCGTACGCTTGCGCGGCTGGAAGAGCGCGGGTCGGGTGTGGTGCTGTTCCACGATATCCATCTGCGCACGGCGGCCCTGCTGCCGGAATTTCTTGGGGCCTTGCGTGAGCGGGGCTATCAGGTGGTCACGCTCAGATCGTCGGGCGGCGGCGTGTTCGATGGCCCGGTCATAACGGCAGATGCGTCGAGCATCGATCCGGAAATCTAG
- a CDS encoding YaiI/YqxD family protein, whose translation MSMPEIYVDADACPVKAEVTRVAERHGLVVTFVANFGLRPSRDPMVRHVMVPQGADAADDWIVEHAGVGDIVITSDIPLASRALEKGAHVLGPTGKPFTTASIGMALAMRELNQHLRETGESKGYNREFTARDKSNFLQALDELAVRLKREDRTR comes from the coding sequence CTGAGCATGCCCGAGATTTACGTCGATGCCGATGCCTGCCCGGTCAAGGCCGAAGTCACGCGCGTTGCCGAGCGGCATGGGCTCGTCGTGACATTCGTTGCGAATTTCGGATTGCGGCCGTCGCGCGACCCCATGGTCCGCCATGTCATGGTGCCACAGGGCGCCGACGCGGCCGACGATTGGATCGTCGAGCATGCGGGCGTCGGCGACATTGTCATCACCTCCGACATTCCACTGGCGTCCCGCGCGCTCGAAAAGGGCGCCCATGTTCTCGGACCAACAGGCAAGCCGTTCACAACGGCATCGATCGGCATGGCGCTGGCCATGCGCGAGCTCAACCAGCACTTGCGCGAAACAGGCGAAAGCAAGGGCTACAATCGCGAATTCACCGCGCGTGACAAGTCCAACTTTCTCCAGGCGCTCGACGAACTTGCGGTCCGGCTGAAGCGGGAAGACCGCACCAGGTAA
- a CDS encoding S-(hydroxymethyl)glutathione dehydrogenase/class III alcohol dehydrogenase, which yields MKTLAAVAFEAGKPLEVVELDLEGPKAGEVLVEIKATGICHTDDFTLSGADPEGLFPAVLGHEGAGIVVEIGAGVTSVKPGDHVIPLYTPECRECPSCLSRKTNLCTAIRATQGQGLMPDGTSRFSYKGKPVFHYMGCSTFSNYTVMPEIAVAKIDASAPFDKVCYVGCGVTTGVGAVLNTAKVEQGATAVVFGLGGIGLNVIQGLRMAGADMIIGVDLNNDKKSWGERFGMTHFVNPREIEGDIVTHLVNMTKRGADQIGGADYTFDCTGNVTVMRQALEASHRGWGKSVIIGVAGAGQEISTRPFQLVTGRTWMGTAFGGARGRTDVPKIVDWYMNGKIEIDPMITHTLRLEDINKGFELMHSGQSIRSVVLY from the coding sequence ATGAAAACGCTGGCTGCAGTTGCATTTGAAGCGGGCAAGCCGCTTGAAGTTGTAGAGCTTGACCTCGAAGGTCCCAAGGCGGGCGAAGTGCTCGTCGAGATCAAGGCGACCGGCATCTGCCATACCGACGATTTCACGCTTTCCGGTGCCGATCCCGAGGGGCTTTTTCCCGCCGTGTTGGGTCACGAGGGTGCCGGTATTGTTGTCGAGATCGGCGCAGGCGTGACCTCCGTCAAGCCCGGCGATCACGTTATTCCGCTCTATACGCCCGAATGCCGGGAATGCCCCTCCTGCCTGTCACGCAAGACCAATCTGTGCACTGCCATTCGCGCCACGCAGGGGCAGGGGCTGATGCCGGATGGAACCTCGCGGTTTTCCTACAAGGGCAAACCGGTGTTCCACTACATGGGCTGCTCGACCTTTTCGAACTATACGGTCATGCCCGAAATCGCTGTGGCGAAGATCGATGCCAGCGCCCCGTTCGATAAGGTATGCTACGTGGGCTGCGGCGTAACGACAGGCGTCGGCGCGGTTCTCAACACCGCCAAGGTGGAGCAGGGGGCTACTGCCGTGGTGTTCGGGCTCGGCGGGATCGGGCTCAATGTCATCCAGGGCCTGCGCATGGCGGGCGCCGATATGATCATCGGCGTCGACCTCAATAATGACAAGAAAAGCTGGGGTGAACGGTTTGGAATGACCCATTTCGTCAACCCGCGTGAGATCGAAGGCGATATCGTCACCCATCTGGTCAACATGACCAAGCGAGGCGCCGATCAGATCGGTGGTGCCGACTACACATTCGATTGCACGGGCAATGTCACGGTGATGCGTCAGGCACTCGAAGCCAGCCATCGCGGCTGGGGCAAATCGGTCATTATCGGGGTCGCCGGTGCGGGGCAGGAGATTTCAACGCGTCCCTTCCAGCTCGTTACGGGCCGCACCTGGATGGGAACGGCATTCGGTGGGGCAAGGGGACGTACGGACGTTCCGAAAATCGTCGACTGGTACATGAACGGCAAGATCGAAATCGATCCGATGATTACACACACGCTGCGGCTTGAAGACATCAACAAAGGGTTCGAGTTGATGCACTCGGGCCAATCCATCCGCTCGGTGGTTCTGTACTGA
- a CDS encoding ATP-binding cassette domain-containing protein yields MNQHVTTPLVELEDISIAFGGIRAVDGASIDLYPGEVVGLLGHNGAGKSTLIKILSGAYKRDSGDIRIDGQSATINNPRDAKGYGIETIYQTLAVADNVDAAANLFLGRELTTAIGTLDDVAMEHKAREVMGRLNPNFRRFKEPVKALSGGQRQSVAIARAILFNARILIMDEPTAALGPQETTQVGDLIKQLKSEGIGIFLISHDIHDVFDLADRVCVMKNGQVVGTAKTSDVTKDEVLGMIILGKCPPGATPGPGAMKE; encoded by the coding sequence ATGAATCAACACGTGACAACACCGCTCGTCGAACTCGAGGACATCTCCATAGCGTTCGGCGGCATCCGGGCCGTCGACGGCGCCTCCATCGATCTTTATCCCGGCGAAGTGGTCGGCCTGCTCGGGCACAATGGTGCGGGCAAATCGACGCTCATCAAAATCCTGTCGGGTGCCTACAAGCGCGATTCCGGGGATATTCGTATCGATGGCCAAAGTGCCACGATCAACAATCCCCGTGACGCCAAAGGGTACGGTATCGAAACGATCTATCAGACCCTTGCTGTGGCCGATAACGTCGATGCGGCGGCCAATCTGTTCCTCGGACGCGAGTTGACCACAGCCATCGGCACGCTCGACGACGTCGCCATGGAGCACAAGGCGCGCGAAGTGATGGGGCGGCTCAACCCGAACTTCCGTCGCTTCAAGGAGCCGGTCAAGGCTCTGTCGGGCGGGCAGCGCCAGTCGGTCGCCATCGCACGCGCCATCCTGTTCAATGCGCGCATCCTGATCATGGACGAGCCGACCGCAGCTTTGGGGCCGCAGGAAACCACGCAGGTGGGCGACCTGATCAAGCAGCTCAAGTCTGAAGGTATCGGCATCTTCCTCATCAGCCACGATATCCACGACGTGTTCGATCTGGCCGACCGGGTGTGCGTGATGAAGAACGGTCAAGTGGTCGGTACCGCAAAGACGTCCGATGTGACCAAGGATGAAGTGCTGGGCATGATTATTCTTGGCAAGTGCCCGCCCGGCGCAACGCCGGGGCCGGGGGCCATGAAAGAGTAA
- a CDS encoding sugar ABC transporter permease, with translation MADQNAMSSSSSSSSSGLVLGNPIQRFLSATEIDTRLLGMIGALLLIWIGFHFMSGGLFMTPRNLWNLSVQTASISIMATGMVLVIVTRNIDLSVGSLLGVIAMVMGVTQTEYLPALLGFGHPMIWTITLAVGLATGVAIGALQGSIIAYLKVPAFIVTLGGYLVWRGAAWWVTSGRTVAPLDTKFRLMGGGPEGAVGYTVSWILAIVACLAIGAFLIYARQQRRRFNFPQRPVWAEGVLAMLGCGAVIGAVMVFNAYPWPIRIAENYANANNIPVPEGGLFISHGIAIPVLIAVGVGVVMTFIATRTRFGRYVFAMGGSPEAAELAGINTRWVTVKIFMLMGALCAIAAAISSARLNAATNAMGTLDELYVIAAAVIGGTSLSGGVGTIVGAMIGALVMQSLQSGMVLMGLDSPLQSIVVGIVLVVAVWLDTLYRNRGQ, from the coding sequence ATGGCAGACCAGAACGCCATGTCGTCATCATCGAGCTCGTCATCGTCCGGTCTCGTGTTGGGCAATCCAATCCAGCGCTTCTTGAGCGCCACAGAAATCGATACCCGTCTTCTGGGTATGATCGGCGCGCTGCTGCTGATCTGGATCGGCTTTCATTTCATGTCGGGCGGGTTGTTCATGACTCCCCGAAACCTCTGGAATCTTTCGGTCCAGACGGCGTCAATCTCGATCATGGCGACCGGCATGGTGCTGGTCATCGTGACCCGCAACATCGATCTGTCGGTCGGCTCACTGCTGGGGGTCATCGCCATGGTCATGGGCGTTACCCAGACTGAATACCTGCCGGCGCTGCTCGGATTCGGGCATCCCATGATCTGGACCATCACGCTTGCCGTTGGCCTTGCGACAGGTGTTGCAATTGGCGCCCTGCAGGGGTCCATCATCGCCTACCTCAAGGTCCCGGCCTTCATCGTCACTCTGGGGGGATATCTTGTCTGGCGCGGTGCTGCCTGGTGGGTGACATCGGGGCGCACGGTTGCGCCGCTGGATACAAAATTCCGCCTTATGGGCGGCGGGCCGGAGGGCGCCGTAGGCTATACGGTGAGCTGGATTCTGGCCATTGTCGCCTGCCTGGCCATCGGGGCCTTTCTCATCTACGCGCGTCAGCAGCGTCGGCGGTTCAATTTCCCCCAACGCCCGGTCTGGGCCGAGGGCGTGTTGGCGATGCTTGGATGCGGAGCGGTGATCGGTGCGGTGATGGTCTTCAATGCCTATCCCTGGCCGATCCGCATTGCCGAGAACTATGCCAATGCCAATAACATTCCGGTCCCCGAGGGCGGGCTGTTCATCTCACACGGCATCGCCATTCCGGTTCTGATTGCCGTGGGTGTCGGGGTCGTCATGACTTTCATTGCGACTCGCACCCGGTTCGGGCGCTATGTGTTCGCCATGGGCGGCAGCCCCGAAGCGGCGGAGCTGGCAGGCATCAACACCCGGTGGGTCACCGTCAAGATTTTCATGCTCATGGGTGCCCTTTGCGCCATCGCCGCAGCGATCTCCTCGGCCCGGCTCAATGCCGCGACCAATGCCATGGGCACGCTGGACGAGCTCTATGTCATCGCCGCTGCGGTGATCGGCGGTACGTCACTTTCAGGCGGTGTCGGTACGATCGTCGGGGCCATGATCGGTGCGCTCGTCATGCAGTCGCTCCAGTCGGGCATGGTGCTGATGGGGCTCGACAGTCCGCTTCAGTCGATCGTCGTGGGCATCGTCCTTGTCGTCGCGGTCTGGCTCGACACGCTTTACCGCAATCGCGGGCAGTAA
- the xylF gene encoding D-xylose ABC transporter substrate-binding protein, protein MKTFAAALLGTTVVFGLAGGALAQDITVGVSWSNFQEERWKTDEAAIQAQLDEMGASYISADAQSSASKQLTDIESLIAQGADALIVLAQDTDAIQPAIAAAVAEGIPVIGYDRLIENADAFYITFDNQGVGRLQAESVFAVQPTGNYVFIKGSSTDPNADFLHAGQLEVLQDAIDAGDIVNVGEAYTDGWLPENAQANMEQFLTANNNEVDAVVASNDGTAGGAIAALAAQGLDGAVPVSGQDGDHAALNRIALGTQTVSVWKDSRELGAKAAEIAVELAGGAGLADIEGSVMFNGGPNGVEMNSLFLAPVAITQDNLDVVIDAGWVSQDVVCQGVAAGSVAACD, encoded by the coding sequence ATGAAAACTTTCGCAGCTGCCCTTCTGGGCACGACTGTCGTTTTTGGTCTGGCTGGTGGCGCGCTGGCTCAGGACATCACCGTTGGCGTTTCCTGGTCCAACTTCCAGGAAGAGCGCTGGAAAACGGACGAAGCCGCCATTCAGGCGCAGCTTGACGAAATGGGTGCCAGCTACATTTCTGCCGATGCGCAATCTTCGGCATCCAAGCAGCTCACCGATATCGAAAGCCTGATTGCTCAGGGTGCCGATGCGCTGATCGTTCTGGCTCAGGATACCGACGCCATTCAGCCGGCGATTGCCGCCGCCGTGGCCGAGGGCATTCCGGTGATCGGCTATGACCGTCTTATCGAAAATGCCGATGCATTCTACATCACCTTTGACAACCAGGGTGTTGGCCGTCTGCAGGCGGAATCGGTGTTTGCCGTTCAGCCGACCGGCAATTACGTGTTCATCAAGGGCTCGAGCACGGATCCCAACGCGGACTTCCTGCATGCGGGCCAACTGGAAGTGCTTCAGGACGCCATCGATGCCGGCGATATCGTCAATGTCGGCGAAGCCTATACCGATGGCTGGCTCCCGGAAAACGCACAGGCGAACATGGAGCAGTTCCTGACCGCCAACAACAACGAAGTCGATGCGGTCGTTGCATCGAACGACGGTACCGCAGGTGGCGCCATTGCAGCCCTTGCCGCTCAGGGTCTTGATGGTGCTGTGCCGGTCTCGGGCCAGGACGGCGATCATGCCGCTCTCAACCGTATCGCTCTGGGCACCCAGACCGTTTCGGTCTGGAAAGACAGCCGCGAGTTGGGCGCCAAGGCCGCCGAGATCGCGGTAGAGCTTGCCGGCGGCGCCGGTCTTGCCGATATCGAGGGTTCAGTCATGTTCAACGGTGGCCCGAATGGCGTGGAAATGAACTCGCTGTTCCTGGCTCCCGTTGCGATCACGCAGGACAACCTCGATGTCGTCATCGATGCGGGCTGGGTCAGCCAGGACGTCGTATGTCAGGGCGTCGCCGCTGGTTCGGTCGCCGCTTGCGACTGA
- a CDS encoding ROK family transcriptional regulator: protein MIRRQNRLLVLDALRRHGPLSRSQVAALTGLSNATLTAIAADLVGDGIVTEHAEPQSGTKARGRPAVQLVHNRNAGFVLLIELDVNRCRMSLLDYGGVLIDRVESGVGPTLFSEIAPAAWFIERIGQMIARNTEIGATLHGVSISVQGILDASGHGLTWSPIAHLGGHDIVTAIHGRLGLTARLFKRGRLMADGMRWLDPGLTGAGIATIYIGSTIGMGLILPTDANPDAGHATEFGHMIHIPGGALCRCGARGCVEAYAADYAILRAAYSVPEHAAPASAVPPADFQHIIARAHQGDRSAQRAFTMAGNAIGHGIGRLISIVEIDRLIFLGPNTAAYEHMEAGIVEGAAASLMGRMRGLPPIQRVPDAGEPIYRGLMMKTLTEIDKAFADRTSLPAARRSAE from the coding sequence ATGATCCGGAGGCAGAACCGGTTGCTGGTGCTTGACGCTTTGCGCCGGCACGGCCCGCTGTCGCGTTCGCAAGTGGCCGCACTGACCGGGCTGTCCAACGCCACCCTGACGGCCATAGCCGCCGACCTGGTTGGCGACGGCATCGTTACCGAGCATGCCGAGCCGCAATCGGGAACCAAGGCGCGCGGACGGCCAGCGGTTCAACTTGTACACAACCGAAACGCCGGGTTCGTTCTGCTGATCGAACTCGACGTCAATCGCTGTCGCATGTCGTTGCTTGACTATGGCGGCGTGCTGATCGACCGCGTCGAGTCCGGCGTCGGCCCTACCCTTTTCTCCGAAATCGCGCCTGCAGCCTGGTTCATCGAACGCATCGGCCAGATGATCGCCCGCAACACCGAAATCGGCGCCACCTTGCACGGCGTGTCCATTTCGGTGCAGGGCATTCTCGATGCGTCCGGCCATGGCCTGACCTGGTCGCCGATTGCGCATCTGGGTGGGCACGATATCGTAACCGCGATCCATGGCCGGCTCGGTTTGACAGCACGCCTGTTCAAGCGCGGGCGTTTGATGGCCGATGGCATGCGCTGGCTCGACCCTGGGCTCACAGGGGCAGGCATTGCCACGATCTATATCGGATCGACAATCGGAATGGGCCTGATCCTGCCCACTGACGCAAACCCCGATGCGGGCCACGCCACTGAATTCGGCCATATGATCCATATCCCCGGCGGGGCCCTTTGCCGCTGCGGCGCGCGCGGTTGCGTCGAGGCCTACGCCGCCGACTATGCCATATTGCGCGCCGCCTATTCGGTTCCCGAACACGCCGCTCCGGCCAGCGCCGTTCCCCCGGCCGATTTCCAGCACATCATTGCGCGGGCACACCAGGGTGACCGGAGCGCCCAGCGTGCTTTCACGATGGCAGGAAACGCCATTGGGCACGGGATCGGCCGCCTGATTTCGATCGTCGAAATCGACAGGCTCATTTTCCTCGGTCCCAACACCGCCGCTTATGAGCACATGGAAGCCGGGATCGTCGAGGGCGCGGCTGCGTCGCTCATGGGCCGCATGCGCGGACTGCCGCCCATCCAGCGCGTACCCGACGCCGGAGAACCGATCTATCGCGGCCTCATGATGAAAACGCTGACCGAAATCGACAAGGCATTCGCCGACCGCACCTCTTTGCCGGCGGCACGCCGGTCAGCGGAATAA